The following proteins come from a genomic window of Triticum aestivum cultivar Chinese Spring chromosome 6A, IWGSC CS RefSeq v2.1, whole genome shotgun sequence:
- the LOC123130456 gene encoding uncharacterized protein isoform X2, giving the protein MASAVGGGIDGAAAGTTKKKKRISDCLVDSDGGDEVAGEDAMPPSPPSPGTPRLRIPVFTCARLRFVRLGRKGGGGRKDQVAAEKSEAASTDSSAGWKAPSSGASPTETAGMGLSLLFLLAKTCVELNKMAEVRAEMEALLREMRDQLVVRTTKVGTTTASPCQCHASSRTRTDGQDAGATSSSSPEPARPRHFRRDKRAGRKRRDGPFYALTGNPLFDLEREPCGRAAASSSAMETASETSSEVEDPSGFMAGEQFQLNCRTEQGTPESSSDGQSFIELEGGFGAGAGRGGYSARRWRDSEDGQGEEEEEEGRGDEGVSAVELERRLQELLHRRSRERIEELEASLRRAERKVMEKEMEARLWKDTAKLALQPGTRGGTGQ; this is encoded by the exons ATGGCATCGGCAGTAGGGGGCGGCATTGACGGAGCAGCAGCGGGgacgaccaagaagaagaagagaatctCCGACTGCCTCGTCGACAGCGACGGCGGAGACGAGGTGGCGGGGGAGGACGCCATGCCGCCCTCGCCGCCTTCCCCCGGCACGCCGCGGCTGCGCATCCCGGTGTTCACCTGCGCGCGGCTCCGGTTCGTCAGGCTCGGCAGgaaaggcggcggcgggcggaaggaTCAGGTCGCCGCCGAGAAGAGCGAGGCCGCGTCCACGGACTCCTCAG CAGGATGGAAAGCGCCGAGCAGCGGCGCGTCGCCGACGGAAACTGCCGGCATGGGGCTGAGCCTGCTGTTCCTCCTCGCCAAGACATGCGTAGAGCTAAACAAGATGGCCGAGGTGCGCGCGGAGATGGAGGCGCTCCTGCGGGAGATGAGGGACCAGCTGGTGGTCAGGACGACGAAGGTCGGCACGACGACTGCTTCGCCGTGCCAGTGCCACGCTTCGTCCCGTACGCGCACGGACGGCCAAGACGCCGGCGCCACTTCTTCGTCTTCTCCCGAACCGGCGCGTCCTCGCCATTTCCGTCGTGATAAGCGCGCTGGACGGAAGCGGAGAGACGGGCCGTTCTACGCGCTGACAGGAAACCCGCTGTTCGACCTCGAGCGAGAACCGTGTGGCCGCGCTGCCGCCTCCTCTTCTGCCATGGAGACCGCGAGCGAGACGTCGTCTGAAGTGGAGGACCCATCGGGCTTCATGGCTGGGGAGCAGTTTCAGCTCAACTGCCGCACCGAGCAAGGAACACCCGAG TCGTCGTCGGACGGGCAGTCGTTCATCGAGCTGGAGGGGGGGTTCGGAGCCGGAGCCGGTAGAGGCGGCTACAGTGCAAGGCGGTGGCGAGATTCAGAGGACggacagggggaggaggaggaggaggaggggcgcggcGACGAGGGGGTGTCGGCGGTGGAGCTGGAGAGGCGGCTGCAGGAGCTCCTGCACCGGAGGAGCCGGGAGCGGATCGAGGAGCTGGAGGCGTCGCTGCGGCGCGCGGAGCGGAAGGtgatggagaaggagatggaggcGCGGCTGTGGAAGGACACCGCCAAGCTGGCGCTGCAGCCGGGCACGCGCGGCGGTACGGGGCAGTGA
- the LOC123130456 gene encoding uncharacterized protein isoform X1 translates to MASAVGGGIDGAAAGTTKKKKRISDCLVDSDGGDEVAGEDAMPPSPPSPGTPRLRIPVFTCARLRFVRLGRKGGGGRKDQVAAEKSEAASTDSSAAGWKAPSSGASPTETAGMGLSLLFLLAKTCVELNKMAEVRAEMEALLREMRDQLVVRTTKVGTTTASPCQCHASSRTRTDGQDAGATSSSSPEPARPRHFRRDKRAGRKRRDGPFYALTGNPLFDLEREPCGRAAASSSAMETASETSSEVEDPSGFMAGEQFQLNCRTEQGTPESSSDGQSFIELEGGFGAGAGRGGYSARRWRDSEDGQGEEEEEEGRGDEGVSAVELERRLQELLHRRSRERIEELEASLRRAERKVMEKEMEARLWKDTAKLALQPGTRGGTGQ, encoded by the exons ATGGCATCGGCAGTAGGGGGCGGCATTGACGGAGCAGCAGCGGGgacgaccaagaagaagaagagaatctCCGACTGCCTCGTCGACAGCGACGGCGGAGACGAGGTGGCGGGGGAGGACGCCATGCCGCCCTCGCCGCCTTCCCCCGGCACGCCGCGGCTGCGCATCCCGGTGTTCACCTGCGCGCGGCTCCGGTTCGTCAGGCTCGGCAGgaaaggcggcggcgggcggaaggaTCAGGTCGCCGCCGAGAAGAGCGAGGCCGCGTCCACGGACTCCTCAG CAGCAGGATGGAAAGCGCCGAGCAGCGGCGCGTCGCCGACGGAAACTGCCGGCATGGGGCTGAGCCTGCTGTTCCTCCTCGCCAAGACATGCGTAGAGCTAAACAAGATGGCCGAGGTGCGCGCGGAGATGGAGGCGCTCCTGCGGGAGATGAGGGACCAGCTGGTGGTCAGGACGACGAAGGTCGGCACGACGACTGCTTCGCCGTGCCAGTGCCACGCTTCGTCCCGTACGCGCACGGACGGCCAAGACGCCGGCGCCACTTCTTCGTCTTCTCCCGAACCGGCGCGTCCTCGCCATTTCCGTCGTGATAAGCGCGCTGGACGGAAGCGGAGAGACGGGCCGTTCTACGCGCTGACAGGAAACCCGCTGTTCGACCTCGAGCGAGAACCGTGTGGCCGCGCTGCCGCCTCCTCTTCTGCCATGGAGACCGCGAGCGAGACGTCGTCTGAAGTGGAGGACCCATCGGGCTTCATGGCTGGGGAGCAGTTTCAGCTCAACTGCCGCACCGAGCAAGGAACACCCGAG TCGTCGTCGGACGGGCAGTCGTTCATCGAGCTGGAGGGGGGGTTCGGAGCCGGAGCCGGTAGAGGCGGCTACAGTGCAAGGCGGTGGCGAGATTCAGAGGACggacagggggaggaggaggaggaggaggggcgcggcGACGAGGGGGTGTCGGCGGTGGAGCTGGAGAGGCGGCTGCAGGAGCTCCTGCACCGGAGGAGCCGGGAGCGGATCGAGGAGCTGGAGGCGTCGCTGCGGCGCGCGGAGCGGAAGGtgatggagaaggagatggaggcGCGGCTGTGGAAGGACACCGCCAAGCTGGCGCTGCAGCCGGGCACGCGCGGCGGTACGGGGCAGTGA